gaacatatgcacatatataactacataTGTGTATTTCAAAAAAGACTATAACTATGAATACTTATATatagttatgtatatatatatatgtatagttgTATATCTGCAGAATTAAGTATGAATAATTTTGGTGTTGTATAGTTATATAAATAGATATTAGACGAGGAAAAAAAtgatatacatgcatatatgtataaattttctAGAATCAACATAGAGTTTAGCACATTTAAAAGTAATGAGTATGAGTGGAAATAACTTATGTTAGGAGGAAAAACTTTCAAAGAGATAAGAGGTAGATGTAAGAAatgtacatatagatatttatagaaACAGCCTTGTGTTCATAAAACGTAATTGTTTGTTTATGTAAAACTATTAAATATGTAAGTTACCTAATAGTATAATTGTATTGTAAACTGAAAGTTTAATAATCAGAAAAGATGCATTATAATTCTAAGCCTGTGTACTTAGTCGGCCAGTTTCTACAAGTAGTGCATGACACTCAGCTTTGAAGTCAACATGAGCAACTTTATTGACTGTCACCTTCATCTTTGTTTCTGAATTATATGCCTCATTGGAAACCAGCAGTGTGAATGAATAGTGACATGACAGTAGTCTCTTAATCACTGAGGAAGTTGTCTTTGTTGTTGTCACATCATTTTGTAGTGCACAAAGCTGTTTTgcagttttgtgtagcaagtgaatgCTACCCTCATCAAATGCAGTGGCCCATAGAGTACTCGTGGCATCTTGTAACTTTAGTGGCAAGAGATAACTATAATTACAGTCTTGCATAGTCATTTGACATCTAGAGCAGAACCAAGAATCATCAACTTGCTGTGTACATTTTTTCTTGCAAGGCCTTCCATTGACTATTAGTGGACAGGCTGCGTAATAGAAATTTTGGTCAGTTACGTTTACAAAGCGCAAAATGGCTAGCAAAGTTGTCTGGATTGTTTCTAGTTTGATGCTCATCTGCTCACAGATTGAAGAAATAGTCATTCTACTATATTTAccatctatgtggatagtttcTGCAACAAAGAGTACAACAAGCAAAGGGTCCTTTCCTCTTAACGTTAGAAGCTCTGCTTCTGGaaatgttgggttgatatgtaaTGTGGTTGCAGTTGTTATGTTTATAAGCTTCCCATTGAAATAGCCAACACGATAATTACGTAAAGCAAGGATAATCACACTATCATTGCTCAACATATTTTTCAATTCCAGGCCTTTTTGTTCTTCCATTGGACCCCATgagttgatgtcaattgttgaatTAGATAGATCACTAATTTTCACAACATGTTTGTGTGTTTGACTGCCATCTTTCCTTTGTattggaatgatatctccaacatATAGAACAAGGCCAATATTTCAACCAACGTGTTATTTGTTAGATGAAATAATTCATTAATGGGCGTGAAAGGAGGACCTTGTTGATCTGCTTGTTCTTCATTGGTGCAGTGTTTCAGTATGGATGCATCAGACAAGGTTATTTCTAAATGACTGTTTAGTTTATTGTACCTTGCATTTGCCTCCTTAATAGATCCCTTTGATATAAGATAATGTGAACCTATGTCCACACGGTTAGAGTGTAACTTAGCTATCTCATCAATACATGTAATTCTAATTTCAGAACCTTCACAAtcaacaatgtcaaagctaaacacATGGCCATTTTTTGTGGCCATGCTAT
This genomic stretch from Cryptomeria japonica chromosome 8, Sugi_1.0, whole genome shotgun sequence harbors:
- the LOC131078525 gene encoding replication protein A 70 kDa DNA-binding subunit C-like → MEEQKGLELKNMLSNDSVIILALRNYRVGYFNGKLINITTATTLHINPTFPEAELLTLRGKDPLLVVLFVAETIHIDGKYSRMTISSICEQMSIKLETIQTTLLAILRFVNVTDQNFYYAACPLIVNGRPCKKKCTQQVDDSWFCSRCQMTMQDCNYSYLLPLKLQDATSTLWATAFDEGSIHLLHKTAKQLCALQNDVTTTKTTSSVIKRLLSCHYSFTLLVSNEAYNSETKMKVTVNKVAHVDFKAECHALLVETGRLSTQA